The genome window ATCGACCGAAGCTCCGACGATGCGGTCGCAGATTACCACGGACACTGGCACGGCGAACTCCCATCGATTTCTCTCGAGGACAACGTCTCACTCGGTGCCGTCTTCGAGGACGAAGATGGCGAAGCGGTCGACCTCGGTGGTGAGTATAGCCTCGACGTGGAACCGACGGACGAGGCCATCGTGAGCGCGGAGTCACACGGCGATCACGTCCACCTCTACGGCGAATCGGCAGGTGAAACAACGGTCACGTTCCAGTTATTCCACGACGACCACGTCGAGTGGGAAACCTCGGAAGCGATCGACGTCGAGGTTCTCGAGGAGTAGGTCCGTACACCGGACGGAGGCGACGAACGCTCGCACTGTCCGGCAGTATTAGACGTTTTCTACGGGCTCGAGCGTCGTCACGTCGCGGATCTCGATTCGGGTGCCGACGCCGTCGTCGTCGACGATCACGAACGACCAGTCGTGGGCTTCGGCGATTGCGCGGACAAGCGTGAGCCCGAGGCCGCTGATCGCACCTTCGTCGTCGGTCGTCGGATCGATCGGTCGACTGTGGGGATCGGCCGGTGGCTCGGCCGCATCGTCCCACAGGAGAAAGCCCCGGGGCCGGTCGTCGTCGACGCCGATCAGCTCGACACAGACGGTGACGTCGTCACCCGCCCGCGCAGCGATGTCATCGAAAGCGGTCTCGAGAAGGTTGATGAATCGCTCGGAGTCGGCTCGGAGTGTCGCAGCCCGGTCGACGGTGACGGCCTCGTCAGCGAGTCGAGAGGTCCCAACGGCCTCCTCGATCGCCTCCTCGAGGTGGACGCGGCTTCGCGTTCGGACCGACGTGGCGTTGCGAGCGAACTCCTGAACGTCGTCGACGAGGCCCTCAGCCCGCTCGAGGGTCGTCTCGACGGACTGCTCGGCGAGAGGGAACTCCCAGCCAGCGTCGCCATCGTCACCACCGCTCTCGCTGACTGCAGCGGCGACGTCCTCGAGTTGGCGCTGGAGGTCGTTCGAGAGCACGCTCGCGATTCCCTCGAGTCGCTCGGTCTGACGCTCGAGTTCGGCGGTCCGGTTCCGGAGGACGCGCTCTCGGTTCGCCCGATCGAGTGCGGCACGGGTGTTCTCGACCAGTGTCGAGACGAGTTCGACGTCGGTCTCGTCGAACCGGTGGGGGTCGAGCGAGCCGGTCATGAGCACGCCGTGGGTGCCGATCGGCGCGATAACCTCAGATCGAATCGGCGTATCTGGGTTGTAGAGGCCATCGACTTCCTCGAGATCGTCGTATCGCTTGACGTCGCCAGCCTCGAACGCCTCCCAGACGAGCCCATCACCCGTGTGTATTCGTGGGAGACCACCGAACTCCTCGTAGGCTCCGGCAGTGCCCGCGACGGGATCCAGGTAGCCGTACTCGGTATCGAGCAACCAGATGCCACTGATGGTGAGTCCGAGGAGGTCACTGCCCGCGTGGACAGCGATCGCACAGATCTCCTCGGGATCGTCGGACTCGAGCAGCCACCGCGTGACCTCGTGAAGCGAGGCGGCGACGCGTTCGTACTCGTGGCGATCGGTGACGTCGCGGACGACGACGGCGACCGTCGCCGTATGGTCTTCGATGGGGACGACGCGGAACTCGCCCATGCGGTCGACCCCGTCGGCGTCGGTAAACGGAATCTCGAGGGTCCGGTTGTCGGCGGTGCCGATGTCGACATCGGTGATGGCTCGACCGAGGTCGACGGCGTCGCCATCGTCAATCGCGGCCCGCTGGGTGACGATCTCGACGTGTTCGCCGACGAGGTCGTCCTGGTCGACGCCGAGGTAGGCCGCGAGCGCGTCGTTGACGGTGACGATGCTCCGATTGCGATCGAGCGTGAAGATGCCGTCGTAGATCGCCTCGACGACCGCGGCGTGTTGGGCCAGCGACGTCTCCTGGCGCTTTCGATCCGTAATGTCACGCATGAACACCGAGAGCCCGGATTCGGAGGGATACGCCCGGGTCTCGAACCAGGTCTCGAGCGGCGTGTGGTAGATCTCGAACGAGACGGGCACCTGTTCGTCCATCGCCCGATAAAAGCCGTCCGGAAACTGTGTCTCGACCGTCTGGGGGAACTCGTCCCACATGACTCGGCCGATCAATCGGCCACGGGAGCGCTCGAGTAAGTCCTCGGCACGGTCGTTGAGGTACGTAAAGCGAAAGTCCGTATCGAGGGCGAAAAAGGCGTCCGTAACCCGGTCGACGACGGGAACAGCGTCCAGCGTCACGACTCACCACCCGTGTCTGCCACTGGGTCGCGAATCGTTTGCCATGGGAAGTGCACATTCAGAGGGCCCATCGGCTAGCTATATCTCGTTGTTTCGGCAGGAGGCTATTTGAGTGTCGTGGCTGATGACAGTCCGTCAGACGTGAACGGGCGATACTAACGAGGTCGGGGCGGGTCACTCACCGTTCGTGTCAGTCCACGAGTTTATCGTCCTGGGTCAGAATGCGTGTCTTATGGTGTCTGTTACCACGCTGTCGGCTCGAGAGCTGGCGGCAGCGATTCGTTCGGGCGAGACGTCTGCTGTGACCGTCGTCGACGCGATCCTCGAGCGAATCGAGAGTGCCGACGATCTGAACGCCTTCATTACGGTTACCGACGAGTCGGCCCGGGAGGCTGCTCGCGAGGCTGACCGCGCGGCGGCTGGTGGCGAGACCCTCGGGCCGCTTCACGGCGTCCCGGTCGCGATCAAGGACCTCCGGGACCGAAAGTCCGGCGTCCGAAACACCCTCGGGCTCGCAGCGCTCTCCGACAACGTCGCCGAGACGGACTCGGTCGTCGTCGAACGGCTCGAGGCGGCTGGTGCAGTGATCGTCGGCACGACCAACACGCCAGCGCTCGGCCACACGATCAAGACCGACAACAGACTCGTCGGAGCGACGGCAACGCCGTTCGATCTCGAGCGGTCCGCTGGTGGTTCGTCCGGCGGTTCGGCGGCTGCGGTCGCCGCTGGCCTGGCGTCCCTCGCAACCGGCTCCGACATTGGCGGCTCGCTTCGCGTGCCAGCGTCGTGTTGTAACGTCGTCGGCCTGAAACCGACGCTCGGCCGCGTGCCATCGAACTCCCGACTCGACGCGTTCGACACCCATACGCCGTTTATGGTCGGCGGCCCAATCGCGCGCACTGCCGACGACATCGCGCTGACACTCGAGGTGTTGGCTGGCGTCGACCACCGCGATCCGTACAGCGTTCCGACCGGTGACGAGGACTTCCTCGTGGCACTCGATCGTCCCACCGATCAGCTCTCGATTGCGTACAGCCCTGACCTCGATCTCCTGCCGGTCGACCCAGCCGTCCGAGACACCGTCGCGGACGCCGTCGACGATCTCGAGGCTGCTGGTGCGACGGTTCGCGACGTCGACGTGGCGCTACCCGACTCCGACGAACTCCGGGAGGCGTACTATGCTCAGGTCGGGAGCTACTTTGCGGCGGTCGCTGCCCGAGTCGAATCTCACTACGGAGTCGACCTCGAGACGGCTGACGTCGAGCCGACCGTCACCTCCACGGTCGCGCTTGCCCAGGGGTTCGACGGGCTCGAGGAACGACTGGCTAACGGGCCGCGAACCGACGCGTACGACGCCATCGAGGCCGCGATCGGCGACGCGGACGTGCTCGTGACGCCGACGCTGACCGTCCCGCCGTACGGCAAACACCTCCGGGACCGCTATCCGACCGAGATCGACGGCGAGTCGGTCGACGGCCTCCCCACCGACGCCATGCTCACGTGGGTGTTCAACTTGACCGGCCATCCCGCCGCGTCGGTCCCTGCCGGGGTCACCGACGACGGCCTTCCCGTTGGTCTCCAGGTCGTCGGTCGCCGGTACGCCGAGGCCGATGTACTGGCGACCACGGCGGCACTCGAGCGGGTGCGTCCCTGGGCGCACCGATATCCCGATTGTTGACGCCTCGAGTCGGAACTCAGAAGTGCTCGCCGAGGTAGACGTCGGTCTCGGGGAACAGTCCTTCGAGCGTCTCGAGCGTGCAATCATCGGCGACCGCCAGATCGTCCGTTCGCTCGAGATCGCGTGCAGATCGATAGCCGACGATCAGTTGCGAGAGCGAGCCGACTTCGAGTGTCACGTCCGCGTCGGTTTCGTCCCCGAGTCGTTCACAGGTTCCGATCCCATCGTCGACCGTCAGCTCGAAGCTCCCCTGATTCCAGGCGGCAAGGGGGTCGTCGACGGCAATCGTGATCGACCCGTCGACGTTTGGGTACGACAGCGCCGACAGTGTCTCGACGACGTCGACCACGCGGACCATCGCCCCGATCTCGATGCTCGTCTCGACCCGATCGGGTGCCGGGACGGTCTCGAGCAGCGGGAACGCGTCCGGTACCTCCAGGTGGACGCGTTCGGCCTGTGACTCGTGGTCGGCGACGAACGATAACAACGCGAGCGACGCCTCGCGGTCGGCGTAGGCCAGTTCGGAGACGGTCATCGTTCGCCCGCGTCTCGTTTCGTCGTCCGTCTCGTCGTCGAAGCTGTAGACGAGATATCCCTGTACCTCGTCGTCGCGCTCGTAGGCGTAGACGAACGGATCGACGTCGTGGCCCCCGAAGACGCGTCGTCGCCACCACCGTTCGTCGCGCCGGAACGCCATCGCGTACCGATCACGGTGGCGTTCGTAGACCTCCTCGAGTTCGGTGTGTTCGTCGGCTGCGAGTCGGCGAAACTGACTTGCATCGTGATCGACGTGTTCACGGGCGAACGCGAAGACCTCGGGCGCACACTCGTAGCTCGCGAGGCGATTCGCCGTCTTCCAGCCGAACTGCCGGTAGAAGGCGTAGTTGAACGGCCAGAGGACGGCAAACCGAACGCCGCGCTCGCGATACTCCGCGAGTGACCCCTCGAGGAGCCGACCGACGTGACCCTGGCGACGGTACTCCGGCGGGGTCGCGACTGACGCCATGCCACCGGTCGGGTGGTCCTCCCCGCGAACCCGAGCCTCGAGCCAGTAGTGTCGACAGACACACCGCGGACGGTCGTTGGCATCGTCGGTGAAGATGCCGCGTCGAGCGCCGAGGAGCGCTCGCGGCGTGTCGTGTTCGTCGGGATCGTACGCCTGGGGCCCCTCTTCCGGCCTGAACGCGTAACTGCGATACTCGTGAAACACCTCGCGATCGTCCTGGATCGGGCGGTACTCGACCATACTGACGGAACCGAGGGCGAGCGAAAAAGCGTTGCTCTCTCTGTGACTCTATACTAACAACCGCAACGAGTTGCACACTGATCGTCGATCCGTCTGGCGAGCAGGTGCGCACTGACGTGTAGGGCTGCTATAGTTGATGGCTGGATCAGGCGTGTTCGTCGACGAACGCCTCGATCCGGTTCATCGCTTCGCGCAGTTCGGGCAGGCCCGTCGCGTACGACACCCGGAGGTGTCCGTCGCCGCCCGCACCGAAAACGTCGCCGGGAACGACAGCGACGCCCTGTTCGCGCAACACGTCTTCGGCGAACTCCTCAGCAGTGAACCCTTCGGGCACCTCCGGGAAGCAGTAGAACGCACCTTTGGCCTCGAAGACGTTCATGCCGATCTCGCGAAAGCGCGAGAGAACGAACCGCCGACGGCGATCGTACTGGTCGATCATCTCCCGAACCTCGTCGTCACAGGAGTCGAGCGCCTCGAGGGCGGCGTACTGTGCCGTCGTCGGCGCTGAGAGCATGGTATACTGGTGGATCTTGTTCATCGCCCCGATGGCGTCGGCCGGCCCGAGTGCGTACCCGAGTCGGAGTCCAGTCATTGCGTGGGCTTTCGAGAAGCCGTTGAAGACGATCGTGCGCTCGCGCATTCCCGGCAGCGTCGCGATCGAGGTGTGCTCGCCCTCGTAGGTGAGTTCGGCGTAGATCTCATCCGAGAGGACGATCAGGTCGTGTTCACGGGCGAACTCGGCGATCGGTTCTAAGTCTTCTTCCCGCATGATCGCGCCCGTCGGGTTGTTCGGGTAACAGAGTACGAGCATCTCGGCGTCGGCCGCGCCCGCGGTCTCGAGTGCGTCGACGGTGAGTCGGAACTCGTCTTCCTCTCGCGTCGGGACCGCGAGCGGTTCGCCGCCGGCGAAGATGACCCCCGGCTCGTAGGAGATGTACGACGGCTGGGCAATCGCGACCGTATCGCCGGGATCGACGAACGCCCGGAACGCGAGGTCGACGGCCTCGCTCGCGCCAGCGGTGACGATGATCTCCTCGGCGGGGCCGTAGCCCAGCGCGAACCGGTCGGCGGCGTAGTCGGCGATCGCCTCTCGGAGTTCGCGTTTTCCTCGATTGGCCGTATAGGAGGTCTTTCCCTGCTCGAGCGAGGCGATGGCAGCGTCGCGGGCCGTCCAGGGCGTCGAGAAGTCGGGTTCGCCGACGCCCAGCGAGATGACGTCGTCGCGTTCTTCGGCGATCTCGAAAAACCGCCGGATGCCCGACGGCGGAACCGTTTGGACTCTCTCTGCGAGTTCGAACGTCATGGTCACGGCGAGAACGAGAGGCGGTCGTCCTCGTCGCCGTCGCCGAGTTCGATCCCCTGTTCTTTGTACGAGGTCATCACGTAGTGGGTGACCGTCTGGGTGATCTCGGGAACGGGTGCGACCTTTTCGCTGACGAACATCGACACCTCACGGATCGAGTCGCCCTCGACCTCCATGTCAAAATCGTAGTCGCCACTGACGAGCCGCAGGGCTTTGACCTGCGGGAATCGTGCGAGGCGCTCTGCGATGTCGCCATAGCCCGTCTCGCGATCGAGTTCGACGTTCAACTCGACTTCAGCGCGGACCGTCTCGTCCTCGAGTTTGTCCCAGTCGACGACCGCCTTGTAGCCGCGGACGACGCCTGCGCTCTCGAGTTCCTCGATCACCGCCTCGACTTCGGTCTCCTCGAGATCGGTCATTCGCGCGATGTCGGCCGTGGAGTAGCGCGCGTTCTCCCGGAGTAACTCGAGCACCTCGCGTTCACTCATACCTCCGGAAAGCGCGAGCGCGAGTAAAAACGTTGTTCTTCCGTCTCGTTTCGCGCGAATCGGGCGTTCGTGACACGGCCGTTGGGGATGGTCGAACTCGAGTGGGTCGGCTGTCGAAATCAGCGGTAGTTTTTGAACAGTAACGCCCTGACGTCGTCTTTCGTCTGGACGTCCTCGGTCGAGCCGTCGGGGAGGGT of Natrarchaeobaculum sulfurireducens contains these proteins:
- a CDS encoding sensor histidine kinase; protein product: MTLDAVPVVDRVTDAFFALDTDFRFTYLNDRAEDLLERSRGRLIGRVMWDEFPQTVETQFPDGFYRAMDEQVPVSFEIYHTPLETWFETRAYPSESGLSVFMRDITDRKRQETSLAQHAAVVEAIYDGIFTLDRNRSIVTVNDALAAYLGVDQDDLVGEHVEIVTQRAAIDDGDAVDLGRAITDVDIGTADNRTLEIPFTDADGVDRMGEFRVVPIEDHTATVAVVVRDVTDRHEYERVAASLHEVTRWLLESDDPEEICAIAVHAGSDLLGLTISGIWLLDTEYGYLDPVAGTAGAYEEFGGLPRIHTGDGLVWEAFEAGDVKRYDDLEEVDGLYNPDTPIRSEVIAPIGTHGVLMTGSLDPHRFDETDVELVSTLVENTRAALDRANRERVLRNRTAELERQTERLEGIASVLSNDLQRQLEDVAAAVSESGGDDGDAGWEFPLAEQSVETTLERAEGLVDDVQEFARNATSVRTRSRVHLEEAIEEAVGTSRLADEAVTVDRAATLRADSERFINLLETAFDDIAARAGDDVTVCVELIGVDDDRPRGFLLWDDAAEPPADPHSRPIDPTTDDEGAISGLGLTLVRAIAEAHDWSFVIVDDDGVGTRIEIRDVTTLEPVENV
- a CDS encoding amidase, translating into MVSVTTLSARELAAAIRSGETSAVTVVDAILERIESADDLNAFITVTDESAREAAREADRAAAGGETLGPLHGVPVAIKDLRDRKSGVRNTLGLAALSDNVAETDSVVVERLEAAGAVIVGTTNTPALGHTIKTDNRLVGATATPFDLERSAGGSSGGSAAAVAAGLASLATGSDIGGSLRVPASCCNVVGLKPTLGRVPSNSRLDAFDTHTPFMVGGPIARTADDIALTLEVLAGVDHRDPYSVPTGDEDFLVALDRPTDQLSIAYSPDLDLLPVDPAVRDTVADAVDDLEAAGATVRDVDVALPDSDELREAYYAQVGSYFAAVAARVESHYGVDLETADVEPTVTSTVALAQGFDGLEERLANGPRTDAYDAIEAAIGDADVLVTPTLTVPPYGKHLRDRYPTEIDGESVDGLPTDAMLTWVFNLTGHPAASVPAGVTDDGLPVGLQVVGRRYAEADVLATTAALERVRPWAHRYPDC
- a CDS encoding GNAT family N-acetyltransferase — protein: MVEYRPIQDDREVFHEYRSYAFRPEEGPQAYDPDEHDTPRALLGARRGIFTDDANDRPRCVCRHYWLEARVRGEDHPTGGMASVATPPEYRRQGHVGRLLEGSLAEYRERGVRFAVLWPFNYAFYRQFGWKTANRLASYECAPEVFAFAREHVDHDASQFRRLAADEHTELEEVYERHRDRYAMAFRRDERWWRRRVFGGHDVDPFVYAYERDDEVQGYLVYSFDDETDDETRRGRTMTVSELAYADREASLALLSFVADHESQAERVHLEVPDAFPLLETVPAPDRVETSIEIGAMVRVVDVVETLSALSYPNVDGSITIAVDDPLAAWNQGSFELTVDDGIGTCERLGDETDADVTLEVGSLSQLIVGYRSARDLERTDDLAVADDCTLETLEGLFPETDVYLGEHF
- a CDS encoding pyridoxal phosphate-dependent aminotransferase, which encodes MTFELAERVQTVPPSGIRRFFEIAEERDDVISLGVGEPDFSTPWTARDAAIASLEQGKTSYTANRGKRELREAIADYAADRFALGYGPAEEIIVTAGASEAVDLAFRAFVDPGDTVAIAQPSYISYEPGVIFAGGEPLAVPTREEDEFRLTVDALETAGAADAEMLVLCYPNNPTGAIMREEDLEPIAEFAREHDLIVLSDEIYAELTYEGEHTSIATLPGMRERTIVFNGFSKAHAMTGLRLGYALGPADAIGAMNKIHQYTMLSAPTTAQYAALEALDSCDDEVREMIDQYDRRRRFVLSRFREIGMNVFEAKGAFYCFPEVPEGFTAEEFAEDVLREQGVAVVPGDVFGAGGDGHLRVSYATGLPELREAMNRIEAFVDEHA
- a CDS encoding Lrp/AsnC family transcriptional regulator translates to MSEREVLELLRENARYSTADIARMTDLEETEVEAVIEELESAGVVRGYKAVVDWDKLEDETVRAEVELNVELDRETGYGDIAERLARFPQVKALRLVSGDYDFDMEVEGDSIREVSMFVSEKVAPVPEITQTVTHYVMTSYKEQGIELGDGDEDDRLSFSP